DNA from Arthrobacter sp. StoSoilB19:
TTGAGCTTGATCCACGTCCGGGTCCGCTGGCCGCTCACGTAGCGGCTGTCCGTCCGCTTGGCCATGATTCCTTCCAGCCCAAGCTCCTGCGCGCTTTCCATGAGGAGGTCCACAGGTTCGTCCAGCACCATGGAGAGTTCCACGGGGCAGCCGGACGGGCGGAAGAATTCCTCCAGCCGGCGCCGCCGGGTGCTGAGCGGCTTGCGCCGGAGGTCTTCTCCGTTGTCGAAGAGCAGGTCGAACAGCATCAGCTGGACCGGGATGGTGGTGCGGGCTTTGGCGACGTCGGCGGCCCGGGTCAGCTTCATCCGTCCCTGCAGCAGGCCGAAGTCGGGTTTCCCGCCGGGCCCGACGGCGATGATCTCACCGTCCGCCACGAAAGGGTGCTCCGGCCAGCAGGCCCGGTCCGTGAACTCGGGATAGGTGCGGCTGACGTCGTTGCCGTTGCGGGAGAAGATCCGGACCCTCTCCCGGTCTGCCACCAGGATGGCCCGGACGCCGTCCCATTTGAGCTCGTACTGCCATGCGCTGCCCTGCAGGTCACTGGTGTTCCCGGAGGTGGCCATCATGGGCTGGTATTCCAGTGGGTCTGCGGGAGCGCCGTTGGCAGGGTCCACAGTTTCAGCAGGCGCGGCGGCCGGTGCAGGGTCCACTGCGCCTGCTTCCTGCGACGGCTCCGTCGCTGCCGGGGCCGCGTGCCGCCGTCGTCCGCCTTGATGCTCCTGGTCCATCAGGTGGACCAGCCACTGGCTCTCGGCGTCCTTGCCCTGTCCGCGGCCCGTATGGATAAGCGCGATCTTCCTGGTCCCGCCAAGGCCGCCGCCCTCCGACCCGGTCAGGGTGACGATGACTTCCTTTCCGTTGATCCACTTGTGCAGTTCGTACGTGCCGGTGTCCCAGATGGTCATGACGCCCGCCCCGTACTGTCCCTTGGGGATTGTGCCGTGGAAGGTGAGGTAGTCCATGGGATGGTCCTCGGTCTGGACCGCCAGGTTGTTCTTGGCCCCGGACTCCGGAATGCCCTTGGGCAGGGCCCACGACACCAGGACACCCTCGTGTTCCAGCCGGAGGTCGTAGTGCAGCCGGCTGGCGTGGTGCTCCTGGATCACAAAGCTGTTGCCACCGGCGGGGATGCCCGCGAAGGGTTCAGGCGTTGCCTTGGGATCGCGCATGGAACGGTACCTGCCCAGGCGGGGATCGCCGTCGTGGGATGCCTCCCCCTGGCCGGGGCCGCCGTCGGGAGTGCCGTCAGCGCCTTCCGCAGCGCCGGCTGCGGCACGGGCCCCGGCATTGACGACGGCGGCGAAAGGGTCCTTGCCGTCGCGCACCCGGCGCAGGACCTCCTGGTAGTCCAGGTGCTTGAGCCCCTGGGATGCGATTTCCCGCCAGGTCCGTGGTGCGGCCACCAGGGGCGTGGGCCGGCCCCGCAGTGAGTAGGGGACCACGGTGGTCTTCGCGGCGTTGTTCTGGCTCCAGTCCACC
Protein-coding regions in this window:
- a CDS encoding ATP-dependent DNA ligase; this translates as MAGSRERVRVAGRELTLTNLDKIIYPETGTTKADVLAYYAAVAHVLIPAAANRPATRKRWVNGVGTADKPGEVFFQKDLEESAPGWLPRAAITHKDRTIYYPLVNDAATLTWFGQINSIEIHVPQWRVDSHGNQLNPDRLVLDLDPGEGAGLPECREVALLARSILQDVGLDPVPVTSGSKGIHLYAALDGTQTSEQISAFARELARALEADHPDLAVSDMKKSLRAGKVLVDWSQNNAAKTTVVPYSLRGRPTPLVAAPRTWREIASQGLKHLDYQEVLRRVRDGKDPFAAVVNAGARAAAGAAEGADGTPDGGPGQGEASHDGDPRLGRYRSMRDPKATPEPFAGIPAGGNSFVIQEHHASRLHYDLRLEHEGVLVSWALPKGIPESGAKNNLAVQTEDHPMDYLTFHGTIPKGQYGAGVMTIWDTGTYELHKWINGKEVIVTLTGSEGGGLGGTRKIALIHTGRGQGKDAESQWLVHLMDQEHQGGRRRHAAPAATEPSQEAGAVDPAPAAAPAETVDPANGAPADPLEYQPMMATSGNTSDLQGSAWQYELKWDGVRAILVADRERVRIFSRNGNDVSRTYPEFTDRACWPEHPFVADGEIIAVGPGGKPDFGLLQGRMKLTRAADVAKARTTIPVQLMLFDLLFDNGEDLRRKPLSTRRRRLEEFFRPSGCPVELSMVLDEPVDLLMESAQELGLEGIMAKRTDSRYVSGQRTRTWIKLKTEQTQEVVVGGWRPGKGGRQDTVGSLLVGIPDGDKLQYVGRVGSGFSMRELTELRQTVERLGRKTSPFHDVPRPDAADAHWVSPELVGEVTYGEWTGPGKLRHPRWRGWRVDKDPAEVVREA